The Chloracidobacterium sp. genome includes a window with the following:
- the yidC gene encoding membrane protein insertase YidC, with the protein MNERSRVALAFALSLAVMLVWQYYFAPPPPPGNPASTPGGGATPVADLPAGTASLSSQAGMAPTDAPARDITVETPLWRATFSNRGGVLTRFILKALPNGRTLRAGDGKSELEVLTTTSRRGDPGATTTELGAAFELRLPDNAELTDYLNRSRYQVEGVAEDTLTVTDGQTATLAFTLTGERGYRVAKRYVIRGGRYDFDFVAELTKDGAPQPLAFRVGPNFGDQAFAEYDGYTHTPPQAVTVVGGNAVFTSFSSITATPPDAEKPVYLAKPNTAWCALTDHYFAFAAIPPAPGVVQLSRRDATTRFQGRDIKREYAFLDVPTSSGANNIIYIGPKDRTYLASVSRLLKTERGLDIDLRELNDYGWLAFFVRPLIPALDWLLRFFYAQTQNYGWAIVLLTFVVNMLLFPLRWKTAVSFRKVAVHAPRHKELAERLKRLQEQKVRMDDPRMLELQREQLQLMKDSLPIMGCLPLLLQLPIFVAIYVYLQLSIDLRQAPFIGWLTDLSAPDPWHILPVVLCVTQIGQSYLMPQPPGPEDPAVAMQRKIIVWVMPIVFAALFFWSAPSGLVVYWMAGNIVGITQQLIINRMLPPLPTAETPAGAAPTGGAADGKGKKKFNPRPA; encoded by the coding sequence ATGAACGAGAGATCCCGCGTCGCCCTTGCGTTTGCCCTGTCGCTGGCGGTTATGCTGGTTTGGCAGTATTACTTCGCGCCGCCGCCTCCGCCGGGCAACCCGGCGTCTACACCGGGCGGTGGGGCGACTCCTGTCGCTGATCTACCGGCTGGCACGGCATCGCTGTCCAGTCAAGCCGGCATGGCCCCAACCGACGCCCCGGCCCGCGATATCACGGTTGAAACGCCTCTGTGGCGCGCGACGTTCTCCAATCGGGGCGGCGTGCTGACACGCTTCATCCTCAAAGCCCTGCCGAACGGACGGACGCTTCGCGCCGGCGACGGCAAGTCCGAGCTGGAGGTGCTGACGACGACTTCCCGGCGGGGCGACCCCGGCGCAACAACCACCGAGCTTGGCGCGGCTTTTGAACTGCGTTTGCCGGACAACGCCGAACTGACGGACTACCTCAACCGCAGCCGCTATCAAGTTGAAGGCGTGGCTGAAGATACGCTGACCGTGACAGACGGACAGACGGCGACGTTGGCGTTTACCCTGACCGGTGAACGTGGGTACCGGGTCGCCAAGCGGTATGTCATTCGCGGCGGACGCTATGACTTTGATTTCGTCGCCGAGTTGACCAAAGATGGCGCGCCCCAGCCACTGGCGTTTCGCGTCGGGCCGAACTTTGGCGATCAAGCGTTCGCCGAGTATGACGGCTACACGCATACGCCGCCGCAGGCGGTGACGGTGGTCGGCGGAAATGCCGTCTTTACGTCGTTTAGTTCCATCACAGCGACCCCGCCCGATGCGGAGAAGCCGGTGTACCTCGCCAAGCCCAATACGGCGTGGTGCGCCCTGACCGATCATTACTTCGCTTTTGCAGCCATTCCGCCTGCGCCGGGGGTGGTGCAGCTCAGTCGGCGGGATGCGACAACACGCTTTCAAGGGCGTGACATCAAGCGAGAGTATGCCTTTTTGGATGTCCCGACCAGCAGCGGCGCTAACAACATCATTTACATCGGCCCGAAGGATCGGACGTACTTAGCCTCGGTCAGCCGGCTGCTCAAAACAGAGCGTGGTCTTGACATTGATTTGCGCGAACTGAACGACTACGGCTGGCTGGCCTTTTTCGTGCGTCCGCTGATTCCGGCACTGGATTGGTTGCTGCGGTTTTTCTACGCGCAGACGCAGAACTACGGCTGGGCGATTGTTTTGCTAACGTTCGTCGTCAATATGCTGCTGTTCCCGCTGCGCTGGAAGACTGCGGTTTCCTTCCGCAAAGTGGCGGTGCATGCCCCGCGTCACAAGGAACTGGCCGAACGACTAAAGCGCTTGCAGGAACAGAAGGTCAGGATGGACGACCCGCGCATGCTGGAACTCCAGCGGGAGCAACTTCAGCTCATGAAGGACAGTCTTCCGATTATGGGTTGCCTTCCGCTTCTGCTGCAACTACCGATTTTTGTCGCCATCTATGTGTACCTTCAGCTTTCGATTGATTTGCGGCAAGCCCCTTTCATCGGCTGGCTGACGGACTTATCCGCGCCGGACCCGTGGCATATTTTGCCGGTCGTCTTGTGTGTGACGCAGATCGGACAAAGTTACCTGATGCCGCAACCACCCGGGCCGGAAGACCCTGCCGTGGCAATGCAGCGCAAAATCATCGTGTGGGTGATGCCAATTGTCTTTGCGGCGCTGTTTTTCTGGAGCGCGCCGAGCGGTTTGGTGGTCTATTGGATGGCGGGCAACATCGTCGGGATTACCCAGCAGCTTATCATCAACCGCATGCTGCCGCCGCTGCCGACGGCGGAGACGCCGGCCGGAGCGGCGCCGACCGGCGGGGCGGCGGACGGCAAAGGCAAAAAGAAATTCAATCCACGTCCGGCTTGA